Proteins encoded within one genomic window of Urocitellus parryii isolate mUroPar1 chromosome 16, mUroPar1.hap1, whole genome shotgun sequence:
- the Efcc1 gene encoding EF-hand and coiled-coil domain-containing protein 1 — protein MELAGGSAEEAGAEAAVGDPYRRPARRTQWLLSALAHHYGLDRGVENEIVVLATGLDQYLQEVFHHLDCRGAGRLPRSDFRALCAVLGLRAEGAASGEATGDAIPGDSGEGTSFGDVAAADGDADAQEEARLALRAEPPELTFRQFHARLCGYFGTRAGPRLPRGALSEHIETQIRLRRPRRRRRRQHPTQAQGPDEGGPEGPEGERVARLEEENSSLRELVEDLRAALQSSDARCLALQVGLWKSQAGAHEEGCGRPEAVARELRQAQGALAAAEARAGRLQQGQAEVRRRAEEARQAVLRSLSRVRELEALAQQVPSLQRWVQQLEAELQRYRSQGPQLSTPPQGSPEPGVKRGGPEETGTRATATAPEPGWQSESRTLDEGDEQLFRSVEGQAASDEEEEEEDETWRRQTRPPEARAKCPSGCQGRCDEGTSRTCQTSPGHCGGTDHACGLGELEAHIARLVGQLQAQGFSGKALGTPVEEVESQKGAEDERLRLELQMVETERVRLSLLEEKLADVLQLLQRLLDLNISKRALGQILLSTLDAWRNPAQEGAPGPSAVLDALHRALAGCELLQRPPPGQASANPALANPLVLSC, from the exons ATGGAGCTGGCCGGCGGGAGCGCGGAGGAGGCCGGCGCGGAGGCCGCGGTTGGAGACCCGTATCGGAGGCCGGCGCGGCGCACGCAGTGGCTGCTGAGCGCCCTGGCTCACCACTACGGCCTGGATCGCGGCGTGGAGAACGAGATCGTGGTGCTGGCCACCGGCCTGGACCAGTACCTGCAGGAGGTCTTCCACCATCTGGACTGCCGAGGCGCAGGTCGCCTTCCGCGCTCCGACTTCCGCGCGCTCTGCGCCGTTTTGGGGCTGCGCGCCGAGGGCGCCGCCTCCGGGGAGGCCACCGGGGATGCGATCCCTGGAGACTCCGGGGAGGGGACCTCCTTTGGGGATGTGGCCGCTGCTGATGGAGACGCGGACGCCCAGGAGGAGGCGCGGCTGGCGCTGCGCGCGGAGCCCCCGGAGCTCACCTTCCGCCAGTTCCACGCGCGCCTCTGCGGCTACTTTGGCACCCGCGCGGGTCCCCGGCTGCCCCGGGGAGCGCTCAGCGAACACATCGAGACGCAGATCCGCCTGCGCCGCCCgcgtcgccgccgccgccgccagcaCCCGACCCAGGCGCAGGGTCCCGACGAGGGTGGCCCCGAGGGCCCGGAGGGCGAGCGCGTGGCGAGGCTGGAGGAGGAGAACAGCAGCCTCCGCGAGCTGGTGGAGGACCTGCGCGCCGCGCTGCAGAGCAGCGACGCCCGCTGTCTAGCATTGCAG GTTGGTCTCTGGAAGAGCCAGGCAGGCGCGCACGAAGAGGGATGCGGCAGACCCGAGGCGGTGGCGCGGGAGCTGCGACAGGCGCAGGGAGCGCTGGCGGCAGCGGAGGCCCGCgctgggaggctgcagcagggcCAGGCCGAGGTGCGGCGACGCGCAGAGGAGGCCCGGCAGGCCGTGCTGCGCAGCCTGAGCCGCGTGCGGGAGCTGGAGGCGCTGGCACAGCAAGTGCCCAGTTTGCAGCGCTGGGTGCAGCAGCTGGAGGCGGAGCTACAGCGCTACAG GTCACAGGGTCCCCAACTCTCAACGCCGCCTCAAGGCAGCCCAGAGCCAGGAGTCAAGAGGGGTGGCCCTGAGGAGACTGGGACCAGAGCCACGGCCACCGCTCCAGAGCCAGGCTGGCAGTCAGAGAGCAGAACCCTGGATGAAG GGGACGAACAGCTGTTCCGCTCCGTGGAGGGCCAGGCGGCCtctgatgaggaggaggaggaagaggacgaGACGTGGCGGAGGCAGACGAGGCCACCAGAGGCCCGGGCCAAGTGTCCCTCTGGCTGTCAGGGCAG GTGTGACGAGGGGACATCGAGGACCTGCCAAACCTCCCCGGGCCACTGTGGTGGCACGGACCACGCCTGCGGCCTGGGGGAGCTGGAGGCCCACATCGCGAGGCTGGTGGGGCAGCTGCAGGCCCAGGGCTTCAGTGGGAAGGCCCTGGGGACACCCGTGGAGGAG GTAGAGTCCCAGAAGGGGGCGGAGGACGAGCGCCTGAGGCTGGAGCTGCAGATGGTGGAGACGGAGCGCGTGCGGCTGTCGCTGCTGGAGGAGAAGCTGGCTGACGTCCTGCAGCTCCTGCAGAGGCTCCTGGACCTG AACATCTCGAAAAGAGCCCTGGGGCAGATCCTGCTGAGCACCCTGGACGCCTGGAGGAACCCAGCACAGG AAGGCGCACCTGGGCCCTCGGCTGTGCTGGACGCCCTGCACCGGGCCCTCGCTGGCTGTGAGCTGCTGCAGAGGCCACCCCCAGGACAGGCCTCTGCAAACCCCGCTCTCGCCAACCCCCTTGTCCTCTCCTGCTGA
- the Gp9 gene encoding platelet glycoprotein IX, translating into MAAWGVLVLCWALAEATPDCPVPCACRSLPSMGLAVDCRSRGLGTLPALPARTRRLLLSNNSLRTVSPGALDHLPQLQALEVAGNPWHCDCHLTYLRLWLEDRLPQALEELRCASPDPATGRPLGHLTGFQLGNCGWDIQDTGVYLGVWWDVALGAVAILGLVLLARLLCVSTEPWP; encoded by the coding sequence ATGGCTGCCTGGGGCGTCCTTGTCCTGTGCTGGGCCCTGGCCGAGGCCACCCCCGACTGCCCTGTCCCCTGCGCCTGCCGCAGCCTGCCCTCCATGGGGCTGGCCGTGGACTGCAGGTCCCGGGGCCTGGGGACCCTGCCCGCCCTGCCCGCCCGCACCCGCCGCCTGCTGCTGTCCAACAACAGCCTGAGGACAGTGTCCCCAGGGGCCCTGGACCACCTGCCCCAGCTGCAGGCCCTGGAGGTGGCCGGCAACCCCTGGCACTGCGACTGCCACCTCACCTACCTGCGCCTCTGGCTGGAGGACcgcctgccccaggccctggaggAGCTGCGCTGCGCCAGCCCCGACCCGGCCACCGGCCGTCCCCTGGGCCACCTGACCGGCTTCCAACTGGGCAACTGCGGTTGGGACATCCAGGACACCGGGGTCTACCTCGGGGTCTGGTGGGACGTGGCCCTGGGGGCCGTGGCCATCCTGGGCCTGGTGCTCCTGGCCCGGCTGCTGTGCGTCTCCACGGAGCCCTGGCCCTAA